One genomic region from Diachasmimorpha longicaudata isolate KC_UGA_2023 chromosome 18, iyDiaLong2, whole genome shotgun sequence encodes:
- the Wap gene encoding DDB1- and CUL4-associated factor 7 has translation MALHSVPPKRKEIYKYEAPWPLYSMNWSVRPDKRFRLALGSFVEEYNNKVQIVSLDEETSEFSAKSTFDHPYPTTKIMWIPDSKGLFPDLLATSGDYLRVWRAAEPETRLECVLNNNKNSDFCAPLTSFDWNEVDPNLIGTSSIDTTCTIWGLETGQVLGRVNMVTGHVKTQLIAHDKEVYDIAFSRAGGGRDMFASVGADGSVRMFDLRHLEHSTIIYEDPQHTPLLRLAWNKQDPNYLATVAMDACEVIILDVRVPCTPVARLNNHRASVNGIAWAPHSSCHICTAGDDHQALIWDIQQMPRAIEDPILAYTAAEGEVNQIQWGATQPDWIAICYNKAAEILRV, from the exons ATGGCCCTGCACAGTGTTCCCCCCAAACGCAAGGAAATATACAAATACGAGGCTCCATGGCCTCTCTACAGCATGAACTGGTCGGTGAGACCTGACAAGAGATTCAGACTCGCCCTCGGCAGCTTCGTCGAGGAGTACAATAATAAAGTGCAGATCGTCTCTCTGGATGAGGAGACATCGGAGTTCAGCGCTAAGAGCACCTTTGATCATCCCTATCCCACCACCAAAATCATGTGGATTCCGGATAGTAAAG GACTATTTCCCGATCTTCTCGCAACCTCTGGTGACTACCTTCGGGTTTGGCGAGCAGCAGAACCCGAGACTCGTCTCGAGTGCGTTttaaataacaacaaaaattcagatttttgcGCACCTCTGACGTCGTTCGATTGGAACGAAGTCGATCCCAACTTGATCGGGACATCCAGCATCGACACCACCTGTACAATCTGGGGCCTGGAGACCGGTCAGGTGTTGGGACGTGTCAATATGGTGACAGGACATGTCAAGACTCAGCTCATTGCCCATGACAAAGAGGTCTACGACATTGCTTTCAGTCGAGCTGGAGGTGGACGAGACATGTTTGCGTCAGTTGGGGCTGATGGATCTGTCAGGATGTTTGATCTACGTCATCTTGAGCACTCGACTATCATTTATGAGGATCCTCAGCACACACCTCTGCTGAGACTCGCTTGGAATAAACAGGATCCTAATTATCTCGCTACTGTTGCCATGGACGCCTGCGAGGTCATTATTCTCGATGTCAGGGTGCCCTGCACTCCTGTCGCTAGACTGAATAATCAtcg AGCGAGCGTTAACGGCATCGCCTGGGCACCGCACTCCTCCTGTCACATCTGCACAGCTGGGGACGATCATCAGGCACTGATCTGGGACATTCAGCAGATGCCGAGGGCCATCGAGGATCCAATTCTCGCTTACACCGCTGCTGAGGGCGAAGTCAATCAAATTCAATGGGGCGCCACACAACCAGACTGGATCGCCATTTGCTACAATAAAGCTGCCGAAATTCTACGGGTTTAA